The sequence below is a genomic window from Mytilus edulis chromosome 2, xbMytEdul2.2, whole genome shotgun sequence.
TAATTATAATGCAAAACaattttatctcattttattttttttctcgactaaaagaaatattctaataaaaagtggcgaccaatatttaaaaaaaaaccgtgtGACCAATATCATAATAACAAAATGTTGCTTATATGATTAATGATAACCTTCTTGGACTGATTGTCTTAAGACTGTGTTTAGTCGTTTGAATAATTTGCATtgatttttttagaatatttcttCCTCAATTTTCACTAGTAACAAGCCATGTGGCTAAACAGTAATGAGTTTACAGTGATATTTAAGTCCGACAATTTACAGAAAGaaacaacataattttattttgtatttaaatacttACTGCAATGGTTGCCTATACGTACCGTTTCTATCTGGTTTGTGGTTTCATCTGTAAAGGTCAAAGTAATCTCCTTAATATTGTCTCCATTCACATTGATTGACACAAGTGTAGATACCTTGGTAAGTGAAATCGTTACGGTTGATGGCGGTGTTACAGTTAGTTTTCGATTATCATCTGAGCTTTGAAGACCAATTAAAGTTTCAGCTGATATTATCTCATCGTCATATGTTATTGACAGACCAACTCCTAAGTCTTCCATCAAATTAAGAGATGGACATTCCTCAGGTGCATGTGATGGTGTCGGTGTCGCCATTGAAACTGTTGGTCCTTCTGTTGGACCTGTTGATGGTGCTGTCGTTGTACTGGGTGCACCTGTAGTCGAACCTGATGGTCCTTCTACAGTTGAGGATGGTGTTCCTTCGGTTGCACCTGTCGTCGGTGGTGCTGCTGTAGTAGATGGTGGTCCCCCTGTTTGACCTACTAGTGGCACCACTGTCGTTATACTTGGTAAACCTGTGATTCCACTTGTCGTCGGTGCCGATGTAGCTGATGAAACAGTGGTTGGACCTGCTGAGGTTGACTTTTCACATGCAATTAGTTCTATCTTATCAACAGAAACATCAATGTCCTCATTCGATGCAGTAAAAGAGATTTCTATTTCTCCGGCTATAACATAGTTCAATGGTGTCTCTTGATTTGCAACAGTAGTTACCTGGAACGAGTTTAATAACACTGTAGACATTTTATGAACGTTGCATTAATTATAATGCAAGACaattttatctcattttattttttttctcgactAAAAGAAATATTCTAACAAAAAGTGGcgaccaatatttaaaaaaaaaccgtgtGACCAATATCATAATAACAAAATGTTGCTTATATGATTAATAATAACCTTCTTGGACTGATTGTCTTAAGACTGTGTTTAGTCGTTTGAATAATTTGCATtgatttttttagaatatttcttCCTCAATTTTCACTAGTAACAAGCCATGTGGCTAAACAGTAATGAGTTTACAGTGATATTTAAGTCCGACAATTTACAGAAAGaaacaacataattttattttgtatttaaatacttACTGCAATGGTTGCCTATACGTACCGTTTCTATCTGGTTTGTGGTTTCATCTGTAAAGGTCAAAGTAATCTCCTTAATATTGTCTCCATTCACATTGATTGACACAAGTGTTGATACCTTGGTAAGTGAAATCGTTACGGTTGATGGCGGTGTTACAGTTAGTTTTCGATTATCATCTGAGCTTTGAAGACCAATTAAAGTTTCAGCTGATATTATCTCATCGTCATATGTTATTGACAGACCAACTCCTGAGTCTTCCATCAAATTAAGAGATGGACATTCCTCAGGTGCATGTGATGGTGTCGGTGTCGCCATTGAAACTGTTGGTCCTTCTGTTGGACCTGTTGATGGTGCTGTCGTTGTACTGGGTGCACCTGTAGTCGAACCTGATGGTCCTTCTACAGTTGAGGATGGTGTTCCTTCGGTTGCACCTGTCGTCGGTGGTGCTGCTGTAGTAGATGGTGGTCCCCCTGTTTGACCTACTAGTGGCACCACTGTCGTTATACTTGGTAAACCTGTGATTCCACTTGTCGTCGGTGCCGATGTAGCTGATGAAACAGTGGTTGGACCTGCTGAGGTTGACTTTTCACATGCAATTAGTTCTATCTTATCAACAGAAACATCAATGTCCTCATTCGATGCAGTAAAAGAGATTTCTATTTCTCCGGCTATAACATAGTTCAATGGTGTCTCTTGATTTGCAACAGTAGTTACCTGGAACGAGTTTAATAACACTGTAGACATTTTATGAACGTTGCATTAATTATAATGCAAGACAATTTTATctcatattattgtttttctcgactaaaagaaatattctaataaaaagtggcgaccaatattaaaataaaaccgTGTCACCAATATTATAATTACAAAATGATGCTTATATGATTAATAATAACCTTCTCGGACTAATTTTCTTAAGACAGTGTTTAGTcgtttggatatttttttattgatttttttagaatatttcttCCTCAATTTTCACTAGTAACAAGCGATGTGGCTAAACAGTAATGAGTTTCCAGTGATGGTTAAGTCCGACAATTTACAGAAAGAAACAACATAATTTAATTGTGTATTCAAATACTTACTGCAATGGTTGCCTATACGTACCGTTTGTATCTGGTTTGTGGTTTCATCTGTAAAAGTCAAAGTAATCTCCTCAATATTGTCTCCATTCACATTGATTGACACAAGTGTTGATACCTTGGTAAGTGAAATCGTTACGGTTGATGGCGGTGTTACAGTTAGTTTTCGATTATCATCTGAGCTTTGAAGACCAATTAAAGTGTCAGCTGATATTATCTCATCGTCATATGTTATTGACAGACCAACTCCTGAGTCTTCCATCAAATTAAGAGATGGACATTCCTCAGGTGCAGGTGATGGTGTCGGTGTCGCCATTGAAACTGTTGGTCCTTCTGTTGGACCTGTTGATGGTGCTGTCGTTGTACTGGGTGCACCTGTAGTCGAACCTGATGGTCCTTCTACAGTTGAGGATGGTGTTCCTTCGGTTGCACCTGTCGTCGGTGGTGCTGCTGTAGTAGATGGTGGTCCCCCTGTTTGACCTACTAGTGGCACCACTGTCGTTATACTTGGTAAACCTGTGATTCCACTTGTCGTCGGTGCCGATGTAGCTGATGAAACAGTGGTTGGACCTGCTGAGGTTGACTTTTCACATGCAATTAGTTCTATCTTATCAACAGAAACATCAATGTCCTCATTCGATGCAGTAAAAGAGATTTCTATTTCTCCGGCTATAACATAGTTCAATGGTGTCTCTTGATTTGCAACAGTAGTTACCTGGAACGAGTTTAATAACACTGTAGACATTTTATGAACGTTGCATTAATTATAATGCAAGACAATTTTATctcatattattgtttttctcgactaaaagaaatattctaataaaaagtggcgaccaatatttaaaaaaaaccgtgTGACCAATATCATAATAACAAAATGTTGCTTATATGATTAATAATAACCTTCTTGGACTGATTGTCTTAAGACTGTGTTTAGTCGTTTGAATAatttgcattgattttttttgaatatttcttcCTCAATTTTCACTAGTAACAAGCCATGTGGCTAAACAGTAATGAGTTTCCAGTGATATTTAAGTCCGACAATTTACAGAAAGaaacaacataattttattttgtatttaaatacttACTGCAATGGTTGCCTATACGTACCGTTTCTATCTGGTTTGTGGTTTCATCTGTAAAGGTCAAAGTAATCTCCTTAATATTGTCTCCATTCACATTGATTGACACAAGTGTTGATACCTTGGTAAGTGAAATCGTTACAGTTGATGACGGTGTTACAGTTAGTTTTCGATTATCATCTGAGTTTTGAAGACCAATCAAAGTGTCAGCTGATATTATCTCATCGTCATATGTTATTGACAGACCAACTCCTGAGTCTTCCATCAAATCAAGAGATGGACATTCCTCAGATGCAGGTGACGGTGTCGGTGTCGCCATTGAAACTGTTGGTCCTTCTGTTGGACCTGTCGATGTTGTTGCAATCGATGTTACTCTGGTATTAACTGAAGTTGAACCTTAAGaagataaaaatgataattaaaatcATATTGATCCTATAATTAAATGATATTGATATAAATACTTTATAAGATTGACGGTCTTATTTGAAACAACAATTAAGTTAGGTCTCTTAGATTTAGAAAATTGTGAGGCTCTGAAAGACATTCACGTAGTTGTTGTTTCTTCAGACAGACAAAATATTTCCTGCAaagtttaaatattaattataaattagAGAAGTaagagaaaaaatattgaaaatcaataGAGTAAGCATGTTGTGGTTTTAAAATTAACATTAGTTCGTAAGGCTCTGGACAACGTGCTCCTCTATCAATTCCATAAAATGTACCTTCTATGCATATATTTATTAAGTCATACTTACTGGTCGTCGGAAGCATTAAATTAATACTTAACAATATGGTATACGTGTCCATTACTGTaggtaaataaacaaatatagcaATATGGTATACTTACCCCCTGAAATATAACAATATGGCATACTTACCATCTGAAATATAACAATATctgaaaatataacaatatcTGAAAATATAACAATATTGTATACTTACCCTCTGAAATATACCAATATTGTATACTTACCCTCTGAAATATAACAATACTTACTCTGAAATACAACAACATTGTATACCTACCCCGTCTGAAATATAACAATACTTACCCTCTGAAATACAACAATATGTTATACTTACCCTCTGAAATACAACAATATGTTATACTTACCCTCTGAAATACAACAATATGTAATACCTACTCTCTGAAATATGACAATACTTACCCTTTGAAATacaacaatatattttattatacttcacgttaaaatgccatattttgattgcctaatacgagggtgttaattcagtctatcacatggctgagcgggtgacattttttttaatgttaccatCTCGTCCATaccaatcaaaaatcgacaatttaaaggacaatgaattgaatgtACATAAAGTCATTAAATACATTGCTTAAGTTCTAGCTTTTGGCTCAGgtttttattatttgactgtcaaattaaaaaaataaaacatcttgcttAACTTTTGTTGTTATTTCTAATACCCGTAACGTCCTTATGTAAGTGACGtcataaaaaatacttttaaaataaaattaatctgtaTAAGACAATTATGAtgggacattcagtataataaattaaagagCACATAGCTGAAAGGATGATAGAGCAGATTAgtacccctcgaaaaagcattgtcaaccttggcttcgccgcggttgacaatgtttttcgAAGTAACAATCTGTTATATCAcactctcagctatgtgttatttatataatacttACCCTCTGAAATACGACAATATGTTATACCTACCCTCTGAAATATAACAATATGTAATACTCACCCTCTGAAATATAACAATACCTACCCTCTGAAATATAACAATATGTAATACTCACCCTCTGAAATATAACAATATGTAATACTCACCCTCTGAAATATAACAATACCTACCCTCTGAAATATAACAATATGTAATACTCACCCTCTGAAATATAACAATATGTAATACTCACCCTCTGAAATATAACAATACCTACCCTCTGAAATATAACAATATGTAATACTCACCCTCTGAAATATAACAATATGTAATACTCACCCTCTGAAATACAACAATACCTACCCTCTGATAATAACAATATGTAATGCTCACCCTCTGAAATATAACAATACTTACCCTCTGAAAATATACCAATATTGTATACTTACCCTCTGAAATATAACAATACTTACTCTGAAAATATACCAATATTGTATACTTACCCGCTGAAATATAACAATACTTACCctctaaaatataacaatatggTATGCTCACCCTCTGAAAATATAACAATACTTACCCTCTGGTACTTAACCTTTTGGCCAATTATTTTGGTTGTTTAAACACCCGGGTATGTATCCTGCTCGAATAAGTATGTGCCCATTTGTGAGgaaattgtttttcattcatccctgaaattacatgtattaaattaaaaataaatgaaactacATTGTGTTAAATTTCCATGATTTACCTTGTTCGTTCATATGAAAACAGCAGTCATCTACAAACCTCATAGTAGTTATAAACACCAAAGTTTTGTCGAAGTGTCTAACCATTTGTTCTACCACGACGGATGTGTTGTATCACCCTGCCTCTTGTGTCTTCTTATTAAAGTTTGGCCTATACATTATCCTGCAGATTTTCCATATTTGATGTATATTTGCGTATCCCCTGTAATAAATAACTGTTTTCATTAATAGAAAGATAAAATTATTCTAATTGACAGTCTGGTGTGCTTTGTTTTGATCGGATAAGTCCAGCATGTTTGCTATTTGTTCTAATTCTGTTCCTTTTCACCAACTTACCAAGTACTGGGATGGTTGAGCACTCGTATACATGATTGGCCCCACCCTATGTAGTATGTGTTTGTCACAAGTCAGGTGCCTGAAATTCGGtggttgttggttgctgtctatcatatttgggtttgttctttgttgttgtttggtttttttttgctcaGTCTTTTAAAAATACATTCAGGGCTGTTGGTTTaacgttgaattgttttacatttttcatatctGGGCATCTTAGTCCATTATTGGTGTTAGTTTTGCTCACGGTTTTTATACATTGAACTACATTTGCttacttctacgtcatttggtttctggctgattgttttctcattggcaattatattcttttatttgtatttactgaGAAACAACGAAGTATATGGAATGGTTTCGTaatgtaaatacatttttttttgtatttagattttaacaactgaatcttaatatgcCGAATGTACATCGAAGGATAAAATCAATATATGAGATTTCATTTGTtcctttttaacttattttctctCTTTTTCATAAAAGAGGGttgtttttgattttctttttaggaattttgtttAGTTATTATGGAAGggtgtaaaaaaaattatgacacatACCCCGGTAATTCCAATAGCACAAACACAAAGACAGCTGATATATTCCAAGAGAAGGAAAGTCATATTGATATTTATAAGACAAAAATTTAACCaggaaataaataaaggcaacagtagtataccgctgttcaaaactcattaatccatggacaaaaaacaaaatcggtgtaacaaactaaaactgagggaaacgcattaaatataagaggagaacaacgacacaacattaaaatgtaacacacacacacacacattcctgacttggtacaggatatttttaaaggaaaaaatggtgggttgaacctggttttgtggaatACCAAACCTTCCTCTTTTATGGCCatctgaaatataacattaaaacgactacacaacattacaggactacaatataaataaataggagaacacaattgacaaagaaacacacgaataatagctaacaaaaggaaacaagtttaaataatttaatacgccagaagtgcattttatccacacaagacttattagtgacgcccagatacaaaagtttgaaagccaaaacaagtacaaagttgaacagcatcgaggaccaaaagttcaaaaaagttgtgctaaaaacggccagggttttctgttaggtacaagaacatccctattatttagaataacttatacttttgcaaacagtaaattttataaaatgactatacaaaagatgtacatgataaaactgaagtattagctaattacaggaaacaaccgaaatacattacataacccgacaaaatgcaacacatccgaataagtttaaacctcaacgccaagtgacgtcatattagaaattgtaaaaaatgacaaaaaaatgacgtcacatttgaatatgtaaaacagatcatcaaaacatgaaaaatgac
It includes:
- the LOC139511112 gene encoding mucin-22-like; its protein translation is MVTLKKMSPAQPYGSTSVNTRVTSIATTSTGPTEGPTVSMATPTPSPASEECPSLDLMEDSGVGLSITYDDEIISADTLIGLQNSDDNRKLTVTPSSTVTISLTKVSTLVSINVNGDNIKEITLTFTDETTNQIETVTTVANQETPLNYVIAGEIEISFTASNEDIDVSVDKIELIACEKSTSAGPTTVSSATSAPTTSGITGLPSITTVVPLVGQTGGPPSTTAAPPTTGATEGTPSSTVEGPSGSTTGAPSTTTAPSTGPTEGPTVSMATPTPSPAPEECPSLNLMEDSGVGLSITYDDEIISADTLIGLQSSDDNRKLTVTPPSTVTISLTKVSTLVSINVNGDNIEEITLTFTDETTNQIQTVTTVANQETPLNYVIAGEIEISFTASNEDIDVSVDKIELIACEKSTSAGPTTVSSATSAPTTSGITGLPSITTVVPLVGQTGGPPSTTAAPPTTGATEGTPSSTVEGPSGSTTGAPSTTTAPSTGPTEGPTVSMATPTPSHAPEECPSLNLMEDSGVGLSITYDDEIISAETLIGLQSSDDNRKLTVTPPSTVTISLTKVSTLVSINVNGDNIKEITLTFTDETTNQIETVTTVANQETPLNYVIAGEIEISFTASNEDIDVSVDKIELIACEKSTSAGPTTVSSATSAPTTSGITGLPSITTVVPLVGQTGGPPSTTAAPPTTGATEGTPSSTVEGPSGSTTGAPSTTTAPSTGPTEGPTVSMATPTPSHAPEECPSLNLMEDLGVGLSITYDDEIISAETLIGLQSSDDNRKLTVTPPSTVTISLTKVSTLVSINVNGDNIKEITLTFTDETTNQIETVTTVANQETPLNYVIAGEIEISFTASNEDIDVSVDKIELIACEKSTSAGPTTVSSATSVPTTSGITGLPSITTVPVVSQTGGPPSTTAAPSTTGATEGTPPSTVAGPSGSTTGAPSTTTAPSTGPTEGPTVSMATPTPSPAPEECPSLNLMEDSGVGLSITYDDEIISADTLIGLQSSDDNRKLTVTPSSTVMISLTKVSTLVSINVNGDNIEEITLTLTDETTNQIETVTTVANQETPLNYVIAGEIEISFTASNEDIDVSVDKIELIACEKSTSAGPTTVSSATSAPTTSGITGLPSITTVPVVSQTGGPPSTTAAPSTTGATEGTPPSTVAGPSGSTTGAPSTTTAPSTGPTEGPTVSMATPTPSPAPEECPSLNLMEDSGVGLSITYDDEIISADTLIGLQSSDDNRKLTVTPPSTVTISLTKVSTLVSINVNGDNIKEITLTFTDETTNQIETVRIGNHCSKYLNTK